The Carassius gibelio isolate Cgi1373 ecotype wild population from Czech Republic chromosome A24, carGib1.2-hapl.c, whole genome shotgun sequence genome window below encodes:
- the LOC127945897 gene encoding protein arginine N-methyltransferase 6 encodes MANLWKMSQHGTKKRKLDRSTEDYMYFDSYSDVTIHEEMIADTVRTNTYRMGIFKNSKSIEGKVVLDVGAGTGVLSLFCAQAGARKVYAVEASSIADQAVRIVKLNQMEDTIEVIKATLETIELAEQVDVIVSEWMGYALLHESMLNSVIFARDKWLKPGGLILPSRADLYIAPINDLVVEGRLNFWSTVKAQYGVDMSCMTDFARKCIMNKDITVNPVTVEDVLSHPCKFTELDLNTVTLEQLRDVRGVFSCQCFGSSSIHAFCVWFTVTFPSEEKALVLSTSPFKPETHWKQAVLYLDDAVDVMQDTKVEGEISLYPSEENSRHICIHVDYSIGEQKKHSKTFSIPDQYLEVK; translated from the coding sequence GAGGATTACATGTACTTTGACAGCTACTCCGATGTCACTATTCACGAAGAGATGATTGCAGACACTGTGCGCACTAATACGTACAGAATGGgcatttttaaaaacagtaagTCAATAGAGGGGAAAGTGGTGCTTGATGTGGGAGCCGGTACCGGCGTCTTGAGCTTATTCTGTGCGCAAGCAGGGGCCAGGAAGGTTTATGCAGTCGAAGCGAGCTCGATCGCCGATCAGGCTGTGAGGATCGTAAAACTGAATCAGATGGAGGACACAATCGAAGTCATTAAAGCCACACTAGAGACAATCGAACTGGCCGAACAGGTAGATGTGATCGTCAGTGAATGGATGGGCTACGCGCTCCTCCACGAATCCATGCTGAACTCAGTGATCTTCGCCCGGGATAAGTGGCTCAAACCCGGTGGCCTCATATTACCGTCCCGCGCGGATCTTTACATCGCTCCCATAAACGATCTGGTGGTGGAGGGTAGATTGAATTTCTGGAGCACCGTCAAAGCACAGTACGGCGTGGACATGTCCTGCATGACCGACTTTGCCAGGAAGTGCATCATGAACAAAGACATCACTGTGAATCCGGTGACGGTGGAGGATGTGCTTTCCCACCCGTGCAAGTTTACCGAGCTGGATTTGAACACGGTCACGTTGGAGCAGCTCAGAGATGTGAGGGGCGTGTTCAGCTGCCAGTGCTTCGGCTCGTCCTCCATCCACGCCTTTTGTGTGTGGTTCACAGTGACTTTCCCCTCTGAGGAGAAGGCCCTGGTGCTCTCCACATCTCCCTTCAAACCAGAGACACACTGGAAACAGGCTGTGCTGTATCTGGATGATGCTGTGGATGTGATGCAGGACACTAAAGTTGAGGGGGAGATCAGTTTGTATCCCTCCGAGGAGAATTCTAGACATATATGCATCCATGTGGACTATTCAATAGGTGAACAGAAAAAGCACTCCAAAACTTTTTCTATTCCTGATCAGTATTTAGAAGTTAAATAG